One window from the genome of Osmerus mordax isolate fOsmMor3 chromosome 19, fOsmMor3.pri, whole genome shotgun sequence encodes:
- the mdh2 gene encoding malate dehydrogenase, mitochondrial encodes MFSRVARPTVCIARSLSTSTQNNAKVAVLGASGGIGQPLSLLLKNSPLVGELSLFDIAHTPGVAADLGHIETRARVTGYMGADQLDAALQGCQVVVIPAGVPRKPGMTRDDLFNTNATIVATLADACARNCPEAMICIIANPVNSTIPITSEVMKKYGVYNPNRVFGVTTLDIVRANAFVADLKGLDPARVNVPVIGGHAGKTIIPLISQCSPKVEFPAEQLAALTGRIQEAGTEVVKAKAGAGSATLSMAYAGARFTFSVLDAMNGKEGVVECAYVRSEETECKYFSTPLLLGKHGIEKNLGLGKLTAFEEKLVADAIGELKGSIKKGEDFVVNMK; translated from the exons AACAATGCCAAGGTGGCAGTGCTGGGTGCATCCGGGGGCATCGGccaacccctctccctcctgctaaAGAACAGTCCTCTGGTCGGTGAACTCTCCCTCTTTGACATCGCACACACCCCCGGAGTGGCTGCCGACCTCGGCCACATTGAGACCAGGGCCCGGGTCACTG GTTACATGGGTGCTGACCAGCTGGATGCTGCACTGCAGGGCTGTCAGGTGGTTGTCATCCCTGCTGGAGTCCCCAGGAAGCCTG GCATGACCCGCGACGATCTGTTCAACACCAACGCTACCATCGTGGCCACCCTGGCTGACGCCTGTGCCCGCAACTGCCCGGAGGCCATGATCTGCATCATCGCCAACCCT GTCAACTCTACTATTCCCATTACATCAGAGGTCATGAAGAAATATGGTGTCTACAACCCCAACAGAGTGTTTGGAGTCACAACACTGGACATTGTCAGAGCGAATGCTTTCGTTGCAGATCTGAAA GGCCTTGACCCAGCGCGCGTTAATGTCCCAGTGATTGGAGGTCACGCAGGCAAGACTATCATTCCTCTCATTTCACAG TGTTCACCCAAAGTGGAGTTCCCAGCTGAGCAGCTGGCTGCCCTGACCGGCAGGATCCAGGAGGCTGGTACTGAGGTGGTCAAGGCCAAGGCTGGAGCAG GCTCTGCCACTCTCTCTATGGCCTACGCTGGTGCCAGGTTCACCTTCTCTGTCCTGGATGCCATGAACGGCAAGGAAGGGGTCGTCGAGTGCGCATACGTGAGATCTGAAGAGACCGAATGCAAGTACTTCTCCACACCTCTACTCCTTGGG AAACATGGGATTGAGAAGAACCTTGGGCTGGGCAAGCTGACAGCCTTTGAGGAGAAGCTGGTGGCCGATGCTATCGGAGAGCTCAAGGGCTCCATCAAGAAGGGAGAGGACTTTGTCGTCAACATGAAGTGA